Part of the Sphingobium sp. TKS genome is shown below.
CCCTTCTTGCCGCCATAGCGCGGCATGGAGGGTGAGGTCGCGATGCCGTCAAGATCGCTCCGTTGCAGCCCGGCATCAGCCAGCGCTGCGTCACAGGCCTCCAGCGTCAGCGCCGCCAGGGTTCGGTCCGACCGCCGCTCCAGCGTGCTGTAGCCAAGCCCGGCGACGGCCACCTTGTCCCGATAGTCCCACATGGTCAGCGCTCAGCCAGGCCGAACTGCACCAGCGTGCAGTCGTCCGTCACATCCTCGAACCGCGCTTCAAGGGGCAGGCCGATGCGCAGATCGTCGGGCGCGACGCCGATGAGGTTGCTGCTCATCAGCAGGCGCGCCTGCTCATCCAGTTCCACCACCGCCAGGATCACCGGCAGCCGGTCGCGAAAACCGGGAGAGGGCGGATCGTGCAGCACCGTCCAGCTATGCAATGTTGCGTGCCCGGAAACCGGCGTGAAATGCAACTCGCCCCCGCCACAGGCCCGACAGGCGATTTCGGGCGGATAGGCCAGCCGACCGCAGGCGCCGCATCTCTGCATATGCAGTTCATGGCGCCGCGCAGCCGCCCAAAAGGGTTCCGACAGCAGATCGGGCAGGGGCAACGGCCGTTGCGGGGAAGTTGTTTGCGGCATCGCAGTTCACAATCCCTGGAAATGGGGCGGGCGCTTTTCCCGCGCGGCGGATATGCCTTCCAGATGGTCCTGGGTCGTGGCCAGCAGCGGCTGCATGGCGAATTCCAGTTCCAGATACTGGTCCAGCGGAAGAGCCTGCGCGGCCTCGAACTGCCGTTTGGCCATGCCGATCGCCAATGTCGGCCCCTGCGCCAGCGATCCCGCCAATTCCAGCGCCCGTGTCATCAGCGCGTCACTCTCGACCAGTTCCAGCACCAGCCCCAGACGCAAGGCTTCCTGCGCGTCGATCATGCGGGCGGAATAGACGATTTCCTTCGCCCGCATCGGCCCGACCAGCCGGCTGAGCTGCCACACCGCCCCCGCATCGGGGACGTAGCCGATCCGCCCGAAGCTCTGGCAGAAGCGGGCTCGGGGCGTGGCGATGGCGATGTCGCAGGCCAGTGCCAGGCTCCAGCCCGCGCCGACGCAGGCGCCGTCGATCGCCGCGATCACGGGCTTGCGGATGCCGCCGACCGCCTTCACCATCCGGTGCAGCCAGCGCATCCGGCGCAGGAATGCCGCCGTGTTCTGATGGCCCATGTCGCCGGTATCAGCGCCCGAGCAGAATTGCCCGTTCGCACCTGTCAGAATGACCGCGCCTACCGCGTCATCCTCCGCCAATTCTTCGAAAATGCGCCAGATTTCCTCGCGCATTGCCATGGTGAAGGCATTGGCTCGCCCCGGCTGATCGAGCGTGACGATGCCGACGCGTCCCTGGCTTTCGACCCGGACGGTCATTGTGTGGCCCTGCGCTTCACGGCCCTGCTCCCAAAATTTATCTTCGGTGCAATATTAAATCCGCAAAGCGTTGCGCTGTCAATTGAGGAGACGCGTTGACAAGTGCATAATATTGCACGATGGTGCAATAAAAGGCTGCGTCGCGACGCGCCCCGAAGAAAGAGGATGCGATCCATGAAGGCAAGATTTTCGGCGCTCGCGGCGGGGGCCGCGGTTCTGGCGCTCTCCACCGCCGTCATCTCCCGTTCGGCGGAAAGCGCGGGCCCGGCTGCGACGAACTGGTCCAGCTTTGGCGGCGACGACAAGGAACAGCATTACAGCCCGCTCGCGCAAGTCACCGAAGCGAATGTCGGAAAGCTCGGGCTTGCCTGGTCCTATGATGTCGATAGCTATGACAGCTATACTCAGCCATTGGCGGTCAATGGCGTCATTTATTTCGCTGTGGGGCTGAGCGTCGTCCATGCGGTCGATGCGCGCACCGGCAAGCTGCTCTGGCAATATGATCCCGATGTGGCGAGCCAGCCCGAAGCCAAATGGCGGATGCGCGCCGGTTGGGGCACGCGGGGCATCGCCTATAAGGATGGCACCATCTTCACCGCCACGCGTGAAGGCCGTCTGATCGCCGTCGACGCCAAGACCGGCAAGCCGCGCTGGTCGGTCAAGACACTCGATGAGGCCGAGGGCGCCTATATCACCGGCCCGCCATGGGTCGCGGGCGACAAGGTGGTGATCGGCTTCGGCGGTGCGGACTACAACCCGGTGCGCGGCTATGTCACCGCCTATGACATCAAGACGGGCAAGAAGGCCTGGCGCTGGTATGTCGTGCCCGGCGATCCGGCCAAGGGCTTCGAGAACAAGGCGATGGAGGCTGCCGCCAAGACCTGGAACGGCGAATGGTGGAAATGGGGGGGCGGCGGATCGGTATGGCACGCCATGGCCTATGACGCCAAATATGACCGAATCTATATCGGCACCGGCAACGGCTTTCCGTGGAACATCAAGATCCGCAGCCCCGGCGGGGGCGACAATCTCTATCTCTCCTCCATCGTCGCGCTGGACGTGAAGACCGGCGAATATGTCTGGCACTATCAGGTGAACCCTGAAAACAGCCATGACTGGAACGATGCGATGGATATCGAGCTGGCCGACATCATGATCGGCGGCAAGATGCGGTCGGTGCTGATGCATGCGCCGAAGAACGGCTTTTTCTACGCGATCGACCGGGAGACCGGCAAATTCATCCAGGCGGGCGAGTTCGGCAAGCAGAATTGGGCGAAGCGGATCGATCCGGTGACGGGACGGCCGGACATCAATCCGGACGCGCAATATCCCGACGGCAAGCCGTTCATGATGTATCCCTTCCCCAATGGTGCGCACGGCATTCAGGCCATGTCGTTCAGCCCGAAGACCGGCTACAGCTACATCCCGGTGATGGAGGGAGGACGCGTCTTCGTCGATCCGGCAAATATCAAGGACTGGAAATATAAGCCCGGCATGATGGTGAATACGGGCCTGGGCGCGCCGCCGGCCAATATGGTTCCCCCGGTCGCGACCAGCAAGCTCGTCGCCTACGACGTCGCCAACAACAAGATCGCCTGGTCCGTGCCCCAGCCCGGCGTGTTCAATGGCGGCACTTTGGCGACGGCGGGCAATCTGGTGTTCCAGGGCACCAATGACGGCACGTTCAACGCCTTTTCCGCGAAGACGGGGCGCAAGCTCTGGTCCTATCCGGCGCAGAACGGCATTCTTTCCGCGCCGATCAGCTATTCGGTCGGCGGCAAGCAATATGTCTCGGTCATCACCGGGTTCCGCAGCAGTTTCCCCAATAAGCCGAACTGGGATTATCGCCAGCAGCAGCGT
Proteins encoded:
- a CDS encoding enoyl-CoA hydratase/isomerase family protein, whose amino-acid sequence is MTVRVESQGRVGIVTLDQPGRANAFTMAMREEIWRIFEELAEDDAVGAVILTGANGQFCSGADTGDMGHQNTAAFLRRMRWLHRMVKAVGGIRKPVIAAIDGACVGAGWSLALACDIAIATPRARFCQSFGRIGYVPDAGAVWQLSRLVGPMRAKEIVYSARMIDAQEALRLGLVLELVESDALMTRALELAGSLAQGPTLAIGMAKRQFEAAQALPLDQYLELEFAMQPLLATTQDHLEGISAAREKRPPHFQGL
- a CDS encoding PQQ-dependent dehydrogenase, methanol/ethanol family, with product MKARFSALAAGAAVLALSTAVISRSAESAGPAATNWSSFGGDDKEQHYSPLAQVTEANVGKLGLAWSYDVDSYDSYTQPLAVNGVIYFAVGLSVVHAVDARTGKLLWQYDPDVASQPEAKWRMRAGWGTRGIAYKDGTIFTATREGRLIAVDAKTGKPRWSVKTLDEAEGAYITGPPWVAGDKVVIGFGGADYNPVRGYVTAYDIKTGKKAWRWYVVPGDPAKGFENKAMEAAAKTWNGEWWKWGGGGSVWHAMAYDAKYDRIYIGTGNGFPWNIKIRSPGGGDNLYLSSIVALDVKTGEYVWHYQVNPENSHDWNDAMDIELADIMIGGKMRSVLMHAPKNGFFYAIDRETGKFIQAGEFGKQNWAKRIDPVTGRPDINPDAQYPDGKPFMMYPFPNGAHGIQAMSFSPKTGYSYIPVMEGGRVFVDPANIKDWKYKPGMMVNTGLGAPPANMVPPVATSKLVAYDVANNKIAWSVPQPGVFNGGTLATAGNLVFQGTNDGTFNAFSAKTGRKLWSYPAQNGILSAPISYSVGGKQYVSVITGFRSSFPNKPNWDYRQQQRRLLTFTIGGVKKLPKVDSVDEPIQDDPAFVVDADKAKIGAGIYNSSCVICHGSGMMAGGAAPDLRKSGVPLDAETFKSVVHDGALMARGMGSFGQLTDGELEGLRHYIRQRARETAPKGK
- a CDS encoding Zn-ribbon domain-containing OB-fold protein — encoded protein: MPQTTSPQRPLPLPDLLSEPFWAAARRHELHMQRCGACGRLAYPPEIACRACGGGELHFTPVSGHATLHSWTVLHDPPSPGFRDRLPVILAVVELDEQARLLMSSNLIGVAPDDLRIGLPLEARFEDVTDDCTLVQFGLAER